From a single Vanacampus margaritifer isolate UIUO_Vmar chromosome 15, RoL_Vmar_1.0, whole genome shotgun sequence genomic region:
- the LOC144034750 gene encoding retinal guanylyl cyclase 2-like has product MTMPLPRWLLGVILWWLSVAEVWSATFKLALIGPWSCDPMFSRAMPTAAANLALSRLRVDGSLSRGYWYDVKLLDEECSTSKALTELADMEGYGHAYVGPFNPALCHAASLLAQHWEAGLASPGCLDADWPNLSPIPRPSKVLFAVLRFFHWAHVGVISAPVDIWRSTGEEVASALRALGLPVGPVVTMETRTKDGPRAALQAIRDVDKVKVVILCMTSVLIGGEDQRKLLLAALDMGMVSAGYVFIPYDALLYALPYQNTVFPQLTNSTQLRHAYGSVLTVTMASDQNFYEAFRQAQMKREIRSAVAATEVSPLFGTIFNMIYFVAKAVEERRQAGGGRWVTGGQLVQSDGGFDYQGFNQVLYGGRDGHGMQAGYVVLDCDGDKLVPTHTLAPTHTIGPVGSLKPLRHSFNFPGGKPPSASFCWFNADEACKDTDAVTGFFFFFMLICILLGAIFFWVRKHRGAENTSKIILTLDDIVFIDTQVSRKKLNDESIMRSLLEIKTPLRSIARSYILTTPESSNIGILEGDWVWLKKFPVTGNMTAVNQNTQKIFSQLRDMRHENLNLYLGLFVDSGIFAMVVEHCPRGSLADLLADGDMRLDWMFKSSLLTDLIKGMKHLHLRGLSHGRLKSTNCLVDGRFVLKITDYGLPMLLQSESFNISEDPQELLWTAPELLRKPVRSGTVSGDVFSFSIIIQEVISRTPPYAMMDMPALEIVERLKEPPPLCRPLVPVDEAPAECLALMSECWNEDPAKRPSFDDIFKQFRGINRGKKANIIDSMLRMLEQYSSNLEDLIRERTDELEVERNKTDKLVGQLLPKSVAQALKKGKPVRPEHYSDCTLYFSDIVGFTTISALSEPIEVVDLLNDLYTMFDAIIASHDVYKVETIGDAYMVASGVPNRNGHRHAAEVSNMSLDILHSIGAFKIKHMPEIKVKIRIGLHSGPVVAGVVGHTMPRYCLFGDTVTTASLMEASGLSYRIHISLSTVKVLSSLKLGYHMETRKAQVKGSEDTFWLMGRDGFNKPLPVPPDLMGGASNHGISLDEIPVERRQKFLDRQKKIKK; this is encoded by the exons ATGACGATGCCGCTGCCCAGGTGGTTGCTGGGGGTGATTTTGTGGTGGCTGAGTGTTGCAGAGGTTTGGAGTGCTACCTTCAAGTTGGCTCTCATTGGTCCCTGGTCATGCGATCCGATGTTCTCCAGGGCAATGCCAACGGCGGCGGCCAACTTGGCACTCTCAAGGTTACGGGTTGACGGCAGCCTGAGCCGAGGCTATTGGTATGATGTCAAACTGCTGGATGAGGAATGTTCCACTTCCAAAG CGTTAACAGAACTTGCTGACATGGAGGGTTACGGCCACGCTTACGTGGGACCCTTTAATCCCGCCCTCTGCCACGCTGCTTCTTTATTGGCTCAACACTGGGAGGCGGGGCTGGCGTCGCCCGGCTGCCTGGATGCCGATTGGCCGAACCTGTCGCCCATCCCTCGCCCCAGCAAAGTCCTGTTCGCCGTTCTCCGGTTCTTTCACTGGGCGCACGTTGGCGTCATCTCCG CTCCGGTTGATATTTGGAGGAGCACCGGAGAGGAAGTGGCTTCCGCCCTCAGGGCCCTCGGTTTGCCGGTCGGTCCCGTCGTTACCATGGAAACAAGGACCAAGGACGGCCCTCGGGCTGCACTTCAAGCTATCAGAGATGTGGACAAGGTCAAAG tggtgATCTTGTGCATGACTTCTGTCCTCATTGGTGGGGAGGATCAGCGAAAGCTCCTATTGGCCGCTCTGGACATGGGCATGGTGTCTGCGGGCTACGTCTTTATTCCATATGACGCCCTGCTGTACGCGCTGCCCTACCAG AACACAGTGTTTCCCCAGCTGACCAACAGCACCCAACTTCGTCACGCCTACGGCTCTGTTCTGACTGTCACCATGGCGTCGGATCAGAATTTCTACGAAGCTTTCCGTCAGGCCCAAATGAAGCGGGAGATCCGATCGGCCGTGGCAGCAACAGAG GTGTCTCCGCTTTTTGGGACCATCTTCAACATGATTTATTTCGTCGCTAAGGCCGTGGAGGAGCGTCGTCAGGCGGGCGGCGGGCGATGGGTGACCGGTGGTCAATTGGTCCAGTCGGACGGAGGCTTTGACTACCAGGGATTCAACCAG GTGTTGTACGGCGGCAGAGATGGCCACGGGATGCAGGCCGGCTATGTGGTGCTGGACTGCGACGGTGACAAACTTGTGCCCACGCACACTCTCGCTCCAACGCACACCATCGGGCCGGTTGGAAGTTTGAAGCCTCTCAGGCACTCCTTCAACTTCCCGGGAGGGAAACCTCCGAGCGCCAGCTTCTGTTGGTTCAATGCCGACGAGGCTTGCAAAG ACACAGACGCTGTGAcgggcttcttcttcttcttcatgttgATCTGCATTCTGCTCGGAGCCATTTTCTTTTGGGTCAG GAAGCACAGGGGAGCAGAAAACACCTCGAAAATCATTCTGACGCTAGATGACATCGTCTTCATCGACACTCAAGTCAGCCGGAAG AAGCTGAACGACGAGTCGATCATGAGGAGCCTTCTCGAAATCAAAACGCCGCTCCGCTCCATCGCCAGAAGCTACATCCTGACCACACCCGAGAGCTCCAACATCGGAATACTGGAg GGTGACTGGGTTTGGCTCAAGAAGTTCCCGGTGACTGGGAATAtgacagctgtcaatcaaaacacACAGAAGATCTTCAGCCAG TTGAGGGATATGCGACACGAAAACCTCAACCTCTACTTGGGCCTCTTCGTGGACTCTGGAATCTTCGCCATGGTGGTGGAGCACTGCCCTCGCGGCAGCCTGGCCGACTTGTTGGCCGACGGCGACATGAGGTTGGATTGGATGTTCAAGTCGTCCCTCCTGACGGACCTCATCAAG GGGATGAAGCATCTCCATCTACGGGGTTTAAgtcacggccgcctcaagtccacCAACTGTCTGGTTGACGGGCGCTTTGTGCTGAAGATCACCGATTACGGACTTCCCATGCTCCTTCAGTCGGAGAGCTTTAACATTTCTGAGGACCCACAAG AGCTGCTTTGGACCGCACCCGAGCTTCTGAGGAAACCCGTCAGAAGTGGCACCGTGTCCGGGGACGTGTTCAGCTTCTCCATCATCATACAAGAAGTCATATCACGAACTCCCCCCTACGCCATGATGGACATGCCCGCCCTAG AGATCGTGGAGCGATTGAAGGAGCCGCCCCCTCTCTGCCGGCCCCTCGTTCCGGTGGACGAAGCGCCGGCCGAATGCCTGGCGCTGATGAGCGAATGTTGGAACGAAGACCCCGCCAAGAGGCCGAGTTTCGATGATATCTTCAAGCAG TTTCGAGGCATCAACAGAGGGAAGAAAGCGAACATCATTGACTCCATGCTGCGGATGTTGGAGCAGTACAGTTCCAATCTGGAAGATTTGATCcgagaaaggacagacgaactCGAGGTGGAGAGAAACAAGACGGACAAGCTGGTGGGACAACTGCTTCCCAA GTCAGTGGCTCAGGCTCTGAAGAAAGGGAAGCCGGTTCGCCCGGAGCATTACTCGGACTGCACGCTCTACTTCAGCGACATCGTCGGATTCACGACCATCTCGGCTCTCAGCGAGCCCATCGAG GTTGTTGACCTGCTCAACGACCTCTATACCATGTTTGATGCCATCATTGCGTCTCATGACGTTTACAAG GTGGAAACGATTGGCGACGCCTACATGGTGGCGTCCGGCGTTCCCAACCGCAACGGCCATCGACACGCAGCCGAGGTGTCCAACATGTCGCTGGATATCCTGCACTCCATCGGAGCGTTTAAGATCAAGCACATGCCGGAGATTAAAGTCAAGATAAGAATTGGACTCCACTCtg GCCCAGTTGTGGCGGGCGTGGTGGGTCACACGATGCCCAGGTACTGTTTGTTCGGCGATACTGTGACCACCGCTTCGCTCATGGAAGCCTCCGGACTAT cATACAGAATCCACATCAGTCTCAGTACAGTGAAGGTCCTCTCCAGCCTCAAATTGGGTTACCACATGGAGACCAGAAAAGCTCAG GTGAAAGGTTCAGAGGACACATTTTGGCTGATGGGACGAGATGGCTTCAATAAACCTCTGCCTGTTCCTCCTGACCTCATGGGAGG GGCCAGTAATCATGGAATCAGCCTTGATGAAATCCCCGTCGAGAGAAGACAGAAGTTTCTGGACCGacagaagaaaataaagaaatag
- the eif4e2rs1 gene encoding eukaryotic translation initiation factor 4E family member 2 related sequence 1 encodes MEPLECQSADVEETRCRHENSKVANNNSCTKMVSPAAGEHPLQYNYTFWYSRRTQSRPASTQNYEQNIRRIGTVASVEQFWKFYSHLVRPGDLSGPSDFHLFKEGIKPMWEDDCNRSGGKWIIRLRKGLASRFWENIILAMVGEQFMVGEEICGAVVSIRFQEDFLSIWNRTSSDQTTTSRIRDTLRRVLNLPASTIMEYKTHNDSLRDNSSFRNMKISY; translated from the exons ATGGAGCCGCTGGAGTG CCAAAGTGCAGATGTGGAAGAGACCAGATGTCGTCATGAGAACAGCAAAGTCGCCAACAACAACAGTTGCACCAAG ATGGTGAGTCCAGCCGCGGGAGAACATCCTCTCCAGTACAACTACACATTCTGGTACAGCCGAAGAACGCAGAGTCGTCCTGCGAGCACGCAGAATTACGAACAAAACATCCGACGAATTGGCACTGTGGCATCG GTGGAGCAGTTCTGGAAGTTCTACAGTCATCTAGTGCGTCCAGGAGATCTTAGTGGACCCAGCGACTTCCACCTGTTTAAGGAGGGCATCAAACCTATGTGGGAG GACGATTGCAACCGCAGCGGGGGCAAGTGGATCATCCGGCTTCGTAAAGGGCTAGCAAGCCGATTCTGGGAGAACATCATTCTCGCCATGGTGGGGGAACAATTCATGGTGGGGGAGGAAATTTGCGGCGCCGTCGTATCGATACGCTTCCAG gagGACTTCCTTTCAATATGGAACAGGACGTCCAGCGATCAAACCACAACATCCAGAATCAGAGACACTTTGAGACGGGTTCTCAACCTTCCTGCCAGCACCATCATGGAGTACAAGACCCACAATGACAGCCTCAG AGACAACTCAAGCTTCAGAAACATGAAGATTTCCTACTGA
- the atp1b2a gene encoding sodium/potassium-transporting ATPase subunit beta-2a isoform X2, with protein MSAAKPEDRKGSGEWRELFWNPRTHELLGRTAASWGLILLFYLVFYLFLAGMFTLTMYIMLLTLDDYKPTWQDRLTTPGMMIRPRGNQLELTYSLSETNSWEGFVQNLDSFLTPYDDTQQVQMNDDCPADQYFIQEDSGEVRNNPKRSCQFNRSMLEECSGFPDRFYGYSRGQPCVLIKLNRVIGMFPGKDGQSPFVTCAAKREDSDKMGPLAYYPPNGTFNLMYYPYYGKKAQVNYTQPLVAVKFLNASLNTDIDVECKITSNTLAAGSERDKFAGRVSFKLRIDNK; from the exons ATGTCCGCTGCCAAGCCGGAGGACCGCAAGGGTTCGGGCGAGTGGCGGGAGCTCTTCTGGAACCCGCGCACGCACGAGCTGCTGGGTCGAACCGCGGCCAGCTGGG GTCTGATCCTGCTTTTCTACCTGGTCTTCTACCTGTTCTTGGCCGGGATGTTTACTCTCACCATGTACATCATGCTGCTGACGCTGGACGACTACAAACCCACTTGGCAGGACCGCCTCACCACCCCAG GGATGATGATTCGTCCCAGGGGCAATCAGCTGGAGCTCACCTACTCCTTGTCTGAGACAAATAGCTGGGAAGGCTTCGTGCAGAATCTCGACTCGTTTTTGACCC CGTACGACGACACCCAACAGGTTCAGATGAACGACGACTGCCCTGCAGATCAGTACTTCATCCAGGAGGACAGTGGAGAG GTTAGGAATAATCCCAAACGCTCCTGTCAGTTCAATCGATCAATGTTGGAAGAATGCTCAGGGTTTCCCGATCGTTTCTATGGTTACAGCCGAGGGCAGCCCTGTGTGCTGATCAAACTCAACCGG GTGATCGGAATGTTTCCAGGAAAGGATGGCCAGTCTCCTTTTGTCACCTGTGCAGCCAAA aGGGAGGACAGCGATAAGATGGGACCTCTGGCTTATTATCCTCCAAATGGAACCTTCAACCTCATGTATTACCCTTATTACGGCAAGAAAGCTCAG GTGAACTACACTCAGCCACTGGTGGCCGTCAAGTTCCTGAACGCCTCTCTCAACACCGACATCGACGTCGAGTGCAAAATCACTTCCAACACGCTCGCCGCCGGCAGTGAGCGGGACAAATTCGCCGGCCGCGTGTCCTTCAAGCTACGGATCGACAACAAGTAG
- the atp1b2a gene encoding sodium/potassium-transporting ATPase subunit beta-2a isoform X1, with product MSAAKPEDRKGSGEWRELFWNPRTHELLGRTAASWGLILLFYLVFYLFLAGMFTLTMYIMLLTLDDYKPTWQDRLTTPGMMIRPRGNQLELTYSLSETNSWEGFVQNLDSFLTPYDDTQQVQMNDDCPADQYFIQEDSGEVRNNPKRSCQFNRSMLEECSGFPDRFYGYSRGQPCVLIKLNRVIGMFPGKDGQSPFVTCAAKLHKVGEDELREDSDKMGPLAYYPPNGTFNLMYYPYYGKKAQVNYTQPLVAVKFLNASLNTDIDVECKITSNTLAAGSERDKFAGRVSFKLRIDNK from the exons ATGTCCGCTGCCAAGCCGGAGGACCGCAAGGGTTCGGGCGAGTGGCGGGAGCTCTTCTGGAACCCGCGCACGCACGAGCTGCTGGGTCGAACCGCGGCCAGCTGGG GTCTGATCCTGCTTTTCTACCTGGTCTTCTACCTGTTCTTGGCCGGGATGTTTACTCTCACCATGTACATCATGCTGCTGACGCTGGACGACTACAAACCCACTTGGCAGGACCGCCTCACCACCCCAG GGATGATGATTCGTCCCAGGGGCAATCAGCTGGAGCTCACCTACTCCTTGTCTGAGACAAATAGCTGGGAAGGCTTCGTGCAGAATCTCGACTCGTTTTTGACCC CGTACGACGACACCCAACAGGTTCAGATGAACGACGACTGCCCTGCAGATCAGTACTTCATCCAGGAGGACAGTGGAGAG GTTAGGAATAATCCCAAACGCTCCTGTCAGTTCAATCGATCAATGTTGGAAGAATGCTCAGGGTTTCCCGATCGTTTCTATGGTTACAGCCGAGGGCAGCCCTGTGTGCTGATCAAACTCAACCGG GTGATCGGAATGTTTCCAGGAAAGGATGGCCAGTCTCCTTTTGTCACCTGTGCAGCCAAA TTGCACAAAGTGGGAGAAGATGAGTTG aGGGAGGACAGCGATAAGATGGGACCTCTGGCTTATTATCCTCCAAATGGAACCTTCAACCTCATGTATTACCCTTATTACGGCAAGAAAGCTCAG GTGAACTACACTCAGCCACTGGTGGCCGTCAAGTTCCTGAACGCCTCTCTCAACACCGACATCGACGTCGAGTGCAAAATCACTTCCAACACGCTCGCCGCCGGCAGTGAGCGGGACAAATTCGCCGGCCGCGTGTCCTTCAAGCTACGGATCGACAACAAGTAG